In one window of Porites lutea chromosome 8, jaPorLute2.1, whole genome shotgun sequence DNA:
- the LOC140945808 gene encoding uncharacterized protein codes for MVLYNFWIMDACVSVLVLFSAIYGERMRRNGHVQSANASKIMEDTSTESEGISSLGNPKKKATELRLPLYLLLNFSYFASMGLTVVVLQYYPSVMIILQHFAVFSFIIIAFAQWLPLKMGYLVGTIFGVLWLLSVQTEFRWIFNNLIIAMFAFLASHVQFRNFAFLQIFLWTALVYDVCLLARMNDSPQVLSVGECGNLLCQLFEMNSSWELPSVFTVRFGENQTHVFLGTGDIIIGSIVANFAMSFFKSARCLLGVVASYAIAIAMLSQVEDDRPYPALISIVPMCSFSLVGCAIACRKTKRLFSMSNKENSELREDDFLII; via the coding sequence ATGGTCCTGTATAATTTCTGGATTATGGACGCATGTGTCAGTGTGTTGGTACTTTTTAGCGCAATTTACGGCGAAAGAATGCGAAGAAATGGACATGTTCAGTCGGCGAACGCTTCAAAGATCATGGAAGATACATCAACAGAAAGTGAAGGAATTTCATCGCTGGGAAATCCGAAGAAAAAAGCAACAGAACTGAGATTGCCTCTGTACTTACTGCTTAACTTTTCTTATTTTGCTTCCATGGGGCTGACTGTTGTCGTTCTACAATATTACCCTTCGGTTATGATCATTTTGCAACACTTCGCCGTATTCAGCTTTATAATAATCGCCTTCGCCCAGTGGCTCCCTTTAAAGATGGGATACCTGGTCGGAACTATTTTCGGCGTCCTTTGGCTACTTTCAGTACAAACTGAATTCCGCTGGATTTTCAACAACTTGATCATTGCTATGTTTGCATTTCTGGCTAGTCACGTTCAATTCCGGAATTTCGCCTTTTTGCAAATCTTTCTTTGGACAGCGCTGGTGTATGATGTCTGCCTTCTCGCTCGGATGAACGATTCTCCTCAGGTCTTGAGCGTTGGTGAATGTGGCAATCTACTGTGCCAGTTATTCGAAATGAACAGCTCATGGGAACTGCCCTCTGTGTTCACCGTTCGCTTCGGTGAAAATCAAACTCATGTTTTTCTGGGAACAGGTGACATTATAATAGGATCTATCGTGGCTAATTTCGCCATGTCGTTCTTCAAGTCGGCTAGATGCCTACTTGGAGTGGTAGCCAGTTATGCGATAGCTATTGCGATGTTGAGTCAAGTAGAGGACGACCGCCCGTATCCTGCGCTGATTTCGATTGTTCCAATGTGCTCTTTTTCTCTTGTTGGTTGTGCGATTGCTTGCAGGAAAACAAAACGGTTATTCTCCATGTCTAACAAAGAGAACAGTGAACTTCGCGAGGACGACTTCCTAATAATTTGA